One genomic window of Hippopotamus amphibius kiboko isolate mHipAmp2 chromosome 10, mHipAmp2.hap2, whole genome shotgun sequence includes the following:
- the LOC130830138 gene encoding beta-2-microglobulin-like: MARFVAVVLLGLLSLCGLDAIQRPPKVQVYSQHPAENGKPNYLNCYVSGFHPPQIEIDLLKNGEKMKVEQSDLSFSKDWSFYLLVHTEFTPNGVDEYSCRVKHITLSEPKIVKWDRDH; the protein is encoded by the coding sequence ATGGCTCGCTTCGTGGCAGTGGTCCTGCTCGGGCTGCTCTCGCTGTGTGGCCTGGACGCCATCCAGCGCCCTCCGAAGGTTCAGGTTTACTCGCAACACCCAGCGGAAAATGGGAAGCCAAATTACCTCAACTGCTATGTGTCTGGGTTCCATCCACCCCAGATTGAGATTGATTTGCTCAAGAATGGGGAGAAGATGAAAGTGGAGCAGTCAGACCTGTCTTTCAGCAAGGACTGGTCCTTCTACCTTCTGGTCCATACTGAGTTCACCCCCAACGGAGTGGATGAATATAGCTGCCGCGTGAAACACATTACTCTCAGCGAGCCGAAGATAGTCAAGTGGGATCGAGACCACTAA